TGCCGCCCGACGGATCGAACATCGCGTTGCTGGCGGTGACATCAACCCCTATCTCATGCTGGCCGCAGTTCTGGGCGCGGCAATGGTTGGGATCGAGGATGGCCTGCGACCGCCCAGCCCGATTTCGGGCAATGCCTATGAGTTGACGGATCTGCCGCAGCTGGCAGCAGACTGGCCGTCGGCCATCTCTGCTTTCGAAACTGACCCGGTAGTTGCGCGCATTTTCCCGGACGATCTGATCCGCAACCTGGTAATGACCAAACGGCAGGAAATTGCGCGATTCGCGTCCCACCCCCCTGACGAGCACTGGCTCAGCTATCTTGAGAGCGTTTGAACCTCTTGCCCAGCTCGCTTCGCTCCGTTAGAATAAATTTGATCAAATTTGGTGAACTATGAAAATCGGCATCCTTGTAACCGGCCACCCACCCGATGAATTGCATGAACAATTCGGGGAATATGATGGCATGTTTCGCGCATTACTGGGTGGGAACGGCTTTGAATTCCAAACATACGCAGTGGTCGATGGTGAGTTTCCGGAAGACGCGCATCAGGCCGACGGGTGGATCATCACCGGATCTCGTCATGGCGCATACGAAGATCACGCTTGGATTCCCCCGCTTGAACAGCTGATCCGGGATATTCAGAAGACAGGGAACCCCTTGATTGGTGTCTGCTTTGGACATCAGATCATCGCGCAAGCGCTTGGTGGAAAAGTGGAAAAGTTTGATGGTGGCTGGGCCGTAGGACGCACGGATTACAGCTTTGGCGATCAGACTGTCACCCTGAATGCTTGGCATCAGGATCAAGTGACCAAACTGCCCGCAGGTGCGGTGGTCACCGGTACGAATGACTTTTGCCAAAACGCCATGGTCACCTATGGCGATACGATCTGGACCGTGCAGGCCCATCCTGAATATGAAAATGACTTCATACAGGGCTTGATGGAGACCCGAGGCAAAGGCGTGGTTCCCGATGCGTTGATGCAGGCGGCAGCGAACCGGAAAGATGCCCCGGATGATAATGCCAAAATCGGACACCACATGGCAGAGTTCCTAAAGAAAGTGAGGGCCTGATGGCCGACTGGACAGATCAGCTGCCTGAGGCGGCGCGCACCTACTTTGAAGGCAGACGGCTGGATGAGGTTGAATGCATCATCTCTGACCTGCCCGGCATCGCCCGCGGCAAGGCGGTCCCGGCGTCAAAGTTTGCCAAGCAATCCTATTTTCACCTACCCGACAGCATTTTCTACCAGACCATCACAGGGGATTGGGGCGAAGCTGCAGGTGAGGACGGTTTCATTGAGCGGGACATGATCCTGAAACCCGACTTCTCAACTGCGTCGGCCGCTCCTTGGACGGGCGACTGGACCTTGCAGGTGATTCACGACGCGTTCGACAGAGATGGAGAGCCGATCCCCTTCAGCCCCCGCAATGTGCTCAAACGCGTTGTGAAGATGTATCACGACAAAGGTTGGAAGCCGGTTGTCGCCCCCGAGATGGAGTTTTTTCTTGTCGCGCCAAATGTAGACCCGGCGCAGGGTATCAAGCCGATGATGGGCCGCTCGGGCCGACCTGCGGCGGCGCGGCAGGCTTACTCGATGACAGCGGTGGATGAATTCGGGCCGGTGATCGACGACATCTACGACTTTGCCGAATTTCAGGGGTTTGAGATCGACGGGATCACGCAAGAAGGCGGTGCCGGACAACTAGAGATCAACCTGCGTCATGGCGATCCGGTGAAGCTGGCGGACGAGGTATTCTATTTCAAACGCCTGATCCGCGAAGCCGCGCTACGTCACAACTGCTTTGCTACGTTCATGGCAAAACCGATCGAAGATGAGCCGGGGTCGGCCATGCACATCCATCACTCGATCATCGAAAAAGAAACGGGACAGAACATCTTCTCCGGTCCACAAGGTGGCGAGACGGATGCGTTTTATCACTTCATCGCCGGCTTGCAGAATCACCTGCCCGCAGGGCTGGCGGTGATGGCACCGTATGTGAATTCTTATCGCCGCTACGTCAAAGACCATGCGGCCCCGATTAATCTGGAGTGGGCACGCGACAATCGCACAACTGGCATTCGCGTACCTCTGTCCGGCCCCGAGGCGCGCCGGGTCGAAAACCGCATCGCAGGCATGGACTGCAACCCCTATCTGGGCATCGCATTGTCGTTGGCCTGTGGCTATTTGGGCCTGACTCAGCAAGAGCGCCCACGCCGCCAATTCTATGGCGACGCCTATGAAGGCGACGGCGATATCCCTCAGATCATGGGTGAAGCTCTGGACCTGTTTGATGAAGCGACAGCCCTGCACGAAGTTCTGGGTCCCGAGTTCGCCCGTGTCTACGGCATCGTCAAACGTGCTGAGTACGAAGAGTTCCTGCAGGTCATTTCCCCGTGGGAACGCGAGCATCTGCTAATGAACGTCTAGGGCAAAGACGCGATGAACCTGCTGTATTCTAATGACCGCAAGGCGGAGTATCCGCCTAGCTGGTATGCCGCAACGGCGCACACCTTTGACCGCCACCCAGCGCTTGAAGGCGACCATACCGCAAACGTCTGCATTGTCGGAGGCGGATACACGGGCCTTTCGGCAGCATTGCACCTGGCTGAGGCTGGGTTCGATGTTGTCCTGCTGGAAGCTCATCGCGCGGGCTTTGGGGCTTCGGGTCGCAACGGAGGCCAACTGGGCAGCGCGCAGCGTTTGGATCAAGAGGATCTTGAACGGCTTGTCGGCGATGAAGATGCGTTAAAGCTTTGGGATCTGGCCGAAGAAGCCAAGGATCTGGTCAAATCTCTGATCTCAAAACATCAGATCGATTGCGACCTGAAGCCCGGCATTGCGGTTCTGGGCTTTAACAACTCGGAGCGCGCAGAGCTACATGATCACGCGGCGCATCTGTCGGGTAAATACAAATACGACCAAATCGAAACTTTAGATGCCGATGCCGCGCGCGGGCTTTGCCCCTCACCAGCCTATGCGGGTGGGTATCTGGACAATGGTGCCGCGCACCTACACCCGTTGAACTACGCCCTCGGCCTTGCGCGCGCCGCTGTCAGAGCCGGGTTAAGACTGCATGAAGACACCGAAGTTCTTGGCATCGATCAGGGTGCTCGTGTCACTGTACGCACTGAAAAGGGCAAGATCACTGCCGATCACGTTATTCTGGCCTGCAACGGATATCTTGGAGATCTGAACCGGCAAGTTGCATCGCGCGTGATGCCCATCAACAATTTCATCGCGGCAACCGAACCTTTGGGCGCTGAAGTGCAAAAAGTTTTGGCCAAAGATATCGCCGTTGCTGACACCAAGTTCGTGATAGACTATTTCCGGCTGAGCGCCGATGGCAGGCTGCTGTTTGGAGGTGGCGAAAGTTATGGTTATCGTTTCCCCGAGGACATCGCCGCAAAAGTCCGCAAGCCGATGACCGAGATTTTCCCGCATCTGCGTAACGTCAAAATCGACTACGCATGGGGCGGAACGCTGGGCATCACCATGCGGCGCATGCCCTATTTGACCCGGGTTGCGCCAAATATCCTGTCCGCCTCGGGTTATTCTGGCCACGGCGTCGGCACCGCGACCCATGCGGGGCAACTCATGGCGTTGGCGATCCAGGGGCAGGCTGAGGGGTTCGATACCATGGCCCGCGTTCCTGCAGTGCCCTTCCCGGGTGGTCCTGCTTTGCGGACGCCGTTGCTGATACTGGCCATGACTTGGTATGCGCTGCGTGACAGGCTGGGTATCTGAACACATTCTTTACGACGAATTGGTGAAATCTCGCTGACGATGCGAATTGGGACTTGGCTTGCCTGCAT
The Ruegeria sp. SCSIO 43209 genome window above contains:
- a CDS encoding type 1 glutamine amidotransferase; amino-acid sequence: MKIGILVTGHPPDELHEQFGEYDGMFRALLGGNGFEFQTYAVVDGEFPEDAHQADGWIITGSRHGAYEDHAWIPPLEQLIRDIQKTGNPLIGVCFGHQIIAQALGGKVEKFDGGWAVGRTDYSFGDQTVTLNAWHQDQVTKLPAGAVVTGTNDFCQNAMVTYGDTIWTVQAHPEYENDFIQGLMETRGKGVVPDALMQAAANRKDAPDDNAKIGHHMAEFLKKVRA
- a CDS encoding glutamine synthetase family protein; this translates as MADWTDQLPEAARTYFEGRRLDEVECIISDLPGIARGKAVPASKFAKQSYFHLPDSIFYQTITGDWGEAAGEDGFIERDMILKPDFSTASAAPWTGDWTLQVIHDAFDRDGEPIPFSPRNVLKRVVKMYHDKGWKPVVAPEMEFFLVAPNVDPAQGIKPMMGRSGRPAAARQAYSMTAVDEFGPVIDDIYDFAEFQGFEIDGITQEGGAGQLEINLRHGDPVKLADEVFYFKRLIREAALRHNCFATFMAKPIEDEPGSAMHIHHSIIEKETGQNIFSGPQGGETDAFYHFIAGLQNHLPAGLAVMAPYVNSYRRYVKDHAAPINLEWARDNRTTGIRVPLSGPEARRVENRIAGMDCNPYLGIALSLACGYLGLTQQERPRRQFYGDAYEGDGDIPQIMGEALDLFDEATALHEVLGPEFARVYGIVKRAEYEEFLQVISPWEREHLLMNV
- a CDS encoding FAD-binding oxidoreductase gives rise to the protein MNLLYSNDRKAEYPPSWYAATAHTFDRHPALEGDHTANVCIVGGGYTGLSAALHLAEAGFDVVLLEAHRAGFGASGRNGGQLGSAQRLDQEDLERLVGDEDALKLWDLAEEAKDLVKSLISKHQIDCDLKPGIAVLGFNNSERAELHDHAAHLSGKYKYDQIETLDADAARGLCPSPAYAGGYLDNGAAHLHPLNYALGLARAAVRAGLRLHEDTEVLGIDQGARVTVRTEKGKITADHVILACNGYLGDLNRQVASRVMPINNFIAATEPLGAEVQKVLAKDIAVADTKFVIDYFRLSADGRLLFGGGESYGYRFPEDIAAKVRKPMTEIFPHLRNVKIDYAWGGTLGITMRRMPYLTRVAPNILSASGYSGHGVGTATHAGQLMALAIQGQAEGFDTMARVPAVPFPGGPALRTPLLILAMTWYALRDRLGI